Proteins co-encoded in one Ruegeria sp. YS9 genomic window:
- a CDS encoding ABC transporter substrate-binding protein, producing MKKLSVSLMALTVAGAAHAADMGAVDEPIKLAINEWTGQHVTTHVAGEMLKAAGYKVEYVTAGMMNQFQALADGDIDATLEIWSSNVSDEYAKKIEEGTVVEIGDLGLDAKEGIAYPAHVADLCPGLPAWEALKDCAQVFATAETLPGGRLVDYPADWGTPGADRMAGLELPFKAVPAGSEGALIAELRASTERKSPLLITFWQPHWAMSAYDVQFVELPAGEEACFNDPAWGPNPNAVNDCDFSPSRIFKAGWSGMEEKWPAAYEILSNYQLAVEDQQPMMGAIDVDGGKVEEVVAAWMAENEGKWRPVVDAAIQ from the coding sequence ATGAAAAAACTGAGTGTAAGCCTTATGGCCCTAACCGTTGCTGGCGCGGCGCATGCGGCGGACATGGGCGCCGTGGACGAGCCGATCAAACTGGCGATCAACGAATGGACTGGTCAGCACGTGACCACGCATGTGGCGGGTGAGATGCTCAAGGCAGCCGGTTACAAAGTGGAGTATGTGACCGCCGGCATGATGAACCAGTTTCAGGCTCTGGCCGATGGAGACATCGACGCGACGCTGGAAATCTGGTCGTCCAACGTGTCGGATGAATATGCCAAGAAGATCGAGGAAGGCACTGTTGTCGAAATCGGCGATCTTGGCCTGGATGCCAAGGAAGGTATCGCATACCCGGCGCATGTCGCTGATCTGTGCCCTGGCTTGCCTGCGTGGGAAGCGCTGAAAGACTGCGCGCAGGTGTTCGCCACGGCGGAAACTCTGCCCGGTGGCCGTCTGGTCGATTATCCGGCCGACTGGGGCACACCTGGCGCGGATCGCATGGCGGGCCTTGAGCTGCCGTTCAAGGCTGTTCCCGCCGGTTCCGAAGGTGCCTTGATCGCCGAACTTCGGGCTTCGACCGAGCGCAAGTCGCCACTGTTGATCACATTCTGGCAGCCCCACTGGGCGATGTCTGCCTATGACGTGCAGTTCGTTGAACTGCCCGCAGGTGAAGAGGCATGCTTTAATGATCCGGCGTGGGGTCCGAACCCGAACGCGGTGAACGATTGCGACTTTTCGCCATCGCGCATCTTCAAAGCCGGCTGGAGCGGTATGGAAGAGAAATGGCCCGCCGCCTATGAAATCCTGTCCAACTATCAACTGGCGGTCGAAGACCAGCAGCCGATGATGGGCGCGATCGATGTTGACGGCGGAAAGGTCGAAGAAGTCGTCGCCGCCTGGATGGCCGAGAACGAAGGCAAGTGGCGTCCGGTCGTAGACGCAGCAATCCAGTGA
- a CDS encoding NnrU family protein encodes MTGWVLFLAALITFLLSHAIPVRPAIRGRLIDTLGRRGYFTAYSVLSLAVLAWLIMAAANAPYVEVIPPFAVLRWAPVLIMPVVCWLAVAGLIIQNPFSFGGLGNRPFDPERPGILRTTRHPILAALMLWAVAHLLANGSLSHVILFGLFAGFAAMGMALVDRRKSREMGFEWVRLSRNTARFSLRAPRPWPRPGVWLAALAAYAVMLHLHAPVIGLSPLP; translated from the coding sequence ATGACCGGTTGGGTCCTATTCCTTGCAGCACTCATCACCTTCCTTCTCAGCCACGCGATTCCCGTTCGGCCCGCCATACGCGGACGGCTGATCGATACACTCGGACGCCGGGGGTATTTCACCGCTTATTCGGTTCTGTCGCTGGCCGTCCTGGCGTGGTTGATCATGGCCGCTGCAAACGCTCCTTATGTCGAGGTCATCCCGCCATTCGCGGTTTTGCGCTGGGCGCCGGTTCTGATCATGCCGGTGGTCTGCTGGCTGGCTGTCGCGGGGCTGATCATTCAGAACCCGTTCTCTTTCGGAGGGCTGGGCAATCGGCCCTTTGACCCAGAGCGGCCCGGTATCCTGCGCACCACCCGACACCCGATCCTTGCCGCGCTGATGCTGTGGGCGGTGGCACATCTGCTGGCCAATGGCAGCCTGTCACATGTGATTCTGTTCGGCCTGTTTGCCGGTTTCGCGGCCATGGGTATGGCCCTTGTCGACCGCCGCAAGTCGCGGGAAATGGGCTTTGAATGGGTCCGCTTGTCCCGCAACACGGCGCGGTTTTCACTGCGCGCACCGCGCCCCTGGCCACGTCCCGGGGTGTGGCTGGCCGCGCTTGCCGCCTATGCGGTTATGCTTCACCTGCACGCTCCTGTGATTGGCCTGTCCCCGCTTCCGTGA
- a CDS encoding glycine betaine/L-proline ABC transporter ATP-binding protein, which yields MTDANMPAIACRNLWQVFGPGADKALTDALSRSGNDAEKAAADLRESGYIPAVQDANFEVKEGELFVIMGLSGSGKSTLIRCISQLLPGTGGEIRVDGENVIGASKKALTELRRKKLGMVFQHFGLFPHMTVAENVAYPLRVQGVGKKERLDRAQEVISLVGLEGREDSFPRQLSGGQRQRVGIARSLAVNPDIWFLDEPFSALDPLIRRQLQDEFLRIQATLKKSIVFITHDIQEALKLADRIAIMRDGKIVQIGTPTDIVLRPVDDYVREFSKDVAKGQHAKVASVMRSEAECGPDDPGLTTSMTLDAALAHCMELYEPVPVRDADGNVVGTVHPSDLAAALQVDET from the coding sequence GTGACTGACGCGAACATGCCAGCCATCGCCTGCCGGAATCTCTGGCAGGTCTTTGGCCCCGGCGCTGACAAAGCCCTGACCGACGCGCTGTCTCGGTCAGGGAACGACGCCGAAAAAGCCGCCGCCGACCTGCGGGAAAGCGGGTATATCCCCGCCGTTCAGGACGCCAATTTCGAGGTCAAGGAAGGCGAGTTGTTCGTCATCATGGGCCTGTCGGGCTCGGGTAAATCCACTCTGATCCGCTGTATCTCGCAACTGTTGCCCGGCACCGGCGGTGAAATTCGGGTCGATGGCGAGAATGTCATAGGCGCCTCGAAAAAGGCCCTGACCGAGCTGCGCCGAAAAAAACTGGGCATGGTGTTCCAGCATTTCGGCCTGTTCCCCCACATGACCGTTGCTGAAAATGTCGCATATCCTCTGCGCGTTCAGGGCGTCGGCAAAAAGGAACGGCTGGACCGCGCGCAGGAAGTGATCTCGCTGGTCGGCCTGGAAGGGCGCGAAGACAGCTTCCCCCGGCAACTGTCAGGTGGTCAGCGTCAGCGCGTGGGGATTGCGCGATCTTTGGCCGTGAACCCCGATATCTGGTTTCTGGACGAGCCGTTTTCTGCGCTTGATCCGCTGATCCGTCGCCAGTTGCAGGACGAATTCCTGCGCATACAGGCGACCCTGAAGAAGTCGATCGTCTTCATCACTCACGATATTCAGGAAGCGCTGAAGCTTGCTGACCGCATCGCCATCATGCGGGACGGCAAGATCGTACAGATCGGCACGCCCACGGATATCGTCCTGCGACCCGTTGATGACTATGTGCGCGAGTTTTCCAAGGATGTCGCCAAGGGCCAGCATGCCAAGGTCGCCTCGGTCATGCGGAGCGAGGCAGAATGTGGCCCGGATGATCCCGGCCTGACCACGTCGATGACACTGGACGCAGCCCTGGCCCATTGCATGGAGTTGTATGAACCCGTGCCGGTGCGGGATGCCGATGGCAATGTCGTCGGCACGGTGCACCCGTCTGATCTGGCTGCCGCACTTCAGGTGGATGAAACATGA
- a CDS encoding proline/glycine betaine ABC transporter permease, which translates to MTALTDFPTQRSAQLTAGAKAALITVVVGAVCLALEGIAPWLVKWPAAWELPATQWVGAFLDWFLNLIKPAMRLFSDMMTYPMNWANFVLGNTPWPILIGIVTALGWYLGGLPMAALGFLGLSFVLASGYWAESMNTLALVAVSVPVALILGGGIGILANEVPRVKSFVQAVLDVMQTVPTFAYLTPLLLLFGFGPVVGLIASAIYAAPPMARNVMLGLERVEPEIKEAAIMSGGTRFQQLFQVEIPAAATQIMVGVNQCLMAALSMVIIAAVIGGFNDIGWEVLLTMRKAQFGESLMAGLVIVVFAVVIDRMSGTLATERKRYDSRVVWAMLGFAVVFTAAFWAWLPNPSELTLLDPMAEAVDSGLTAFTQANGPWLDALKNNSLFYVLLPLRIGLDQAVLPFTWGFQWTPGMSFGLFAAGAGIALLMAWRGRLTGGLIVLILIGMLETGIANLPWPFVLTGAAALGWVAGGWRLAALCVGLLCTILVSGLWERALLSLYLSGAAVFSCAVVGGLIGLASAVWEPVWKVVRPICDMLQTIPLFVFLIPVLMVFQIGEFSAFLAICAYAIVPMIRYTRHGLVNTPDEMMEAAISSGATEWQIMRDVRAPYAAPTILLGLNQTILYAFAMLVIAALIGTTGLGQSIYLALGQADVGLGISAGAAMAILALIADRIVQGFAEERRAALGL; encoded by the coding sequence ATGACCGCCTTGACTGACTTTCCGACGCAACGCAGCGCGCAGTTGACGGCCGGTGCCAAGGCCGCCCTGATCACGGTTGTCGTCGGTGCGGTCTGCCTTGCTCTGGAGGGCATCGCCCCATGGCTGGTCAAATGGCCCGCCGCGTGGGAATTGCCCGCAACCCAATGGGTGGGCGCGTTTCTGGACTGGTTTCTGAACCTGATCAAACCAGCGATGCGGTTGTTCTCGGATATGATGACCTATCCGATGAACTGGGCGAATTTCGTGCTTGGCAACACACCATGGCCCATCCTGATCGGGATCGTGACCGCGCTGGGCTGGTATCTGGGCGGCTTGCCCATGGCGGCGCTGGGCTTTTTGGGCCTCAGCTTTGTGTTGGCGTCAGGCTACTGGGCTGAGAGCATGAACACGCTGGCCTTGGTCGCGGTATCCGTTCCGGTGGCGTTGATATTGGGTGGTGGCATCGGCATCCTCGCCAATGAGGTGCCGCGGGTGAAATCCTTCGTTCAGGCCGTTCTGGATGTGATGCAGACCGTGCCGACCTTCGCATATCTCACGCCCCTGTTGTTGCTCTTTGGCTTTGGCCCCGTCGTCGGTCTGATCGCCTCGGCCATCTATGCAGCGCCGCCCATGGCGCGCAATGTGATGCTGGGGTTGGAGCGGGTCGAGCCCGAGATCAAAGAGGCCGCCATCATGTCTGGTGGCACCCGGTTTCAGCAACTGTTCCAGGTGGAAATCCCGGCGGCTGCGACGCAGATCATGGTGGGCGTGAACCAGTGCCTGATGGCGGCGCTGTCGATGGTGATCATCGCCGCCGTCATCGGTGGGTTCAACGACATCGGCTGGGAGGTCCTGCTGACCATGCGCAAGGCGCAGTTCGGGGAATCTCTGATGGCGGGTCTGGTCATCGTGGTCTTTGCCGTCGTCATAGATCGCATGAGCGGCACCCTGGCGACCGAGCGCAAACGTTATGACAGCCGGGTTGTCTGGGCGATGTTGGGTTTCGCCGTGGTCTTCACCGCCGCCTTCTGGGCCTGGCTGCCGAACCCATCCGAACTGACCTTGCTGGATCCGATGGCCGAGGCCGTGGACAGCGGCCTGACCGCGTTCACTCAGGCCAATGGCCCGTGGTTGGATGCGCTCAAGAACAATTCACTGTTCTATGTGCTGCTGCCTTTGCGGATCGGTCTGGATCAGGCTGTTCTGCCCTTTACCTGGGGTTTCCAGTGGACGCCGGGCATGAGCTTTGGTCTGTTCGCCGCAGGTGCCGGGATCGCGCTGTTGATGGCATGGCGTGGCCGGCTGACAGGAGGTCTGATCGTCCTGATCCTGATCGGGATGCTGGAAACCGGCATTGCCAACCTGCCGTGGCCCTTTGTCCTGACCGGCGCCGCTGCTCTGGGCTGGGTCGCGGGGGGCTGGCGCCTGGCGGCGCTGTGCGTGGGGCTGCTTTGCACCATCCTCGTTTCGGGCCTGTGGGAGAGGGCGCTCTTGTCGCTCTACCTCAGCGGTGCGGCGGTGTTTTCCTGTGCCGTGGTCGGCGGCCTGATCGGCCTTGCCAGCGCGGTCTGGGAACCGGTCTGGAAAGTGGTCCGTCCGATCTGCGACATGTTGCAGACAATCCCTCTGTTCGTGTTCCTGATCCCGGTCCTCATGGTGTTCCAGATCGGCGAGTTCTCGGCCTTTCTGGCAATCTGTGCCTATGCGATCGTGCCCATGATCCGCTACACGCGGCACGGGCTGGTCAACACGCCGGACGAGATGATGGAGGCCGCGATTTCAAGCGGTGCGACCGAGTGGCAGATCATGCGCGACGTGCGCGCGCCTTATGCCGCGCCCACGATCCTGCTGGGACTGAACCAGACCATCCTCTATGCCTTTGCGATGCTGGTGATCGCCGCCCTGATCGGCACCACCGGTCTGGGCCAGTCGATCTATCTGGCGCTGGGTCAGGCGGATGTGGGCCTTGGCATTTCGGCCGGGGCCGCGATGGCGATTCTGGCGCTGATTGCCGACAGGATCGTGCAGGGGTTTGCCGAAGAACGCCGCGCGGCGCTCGGGTTGTAA